A single window of Halobacterium jilantaiense DNA harbors:
- a CDS encoding RDD family protein: protein MSGATRLGLFGVIHMDDVEKVTAELDSFTGDADALFLEYPREPTDMWTWAAAALRLPAFVVGALFVQLFVQGPLFVLLTRDLFPSEFVATSRVADRLNLAVHRVDEHPVQGASSAGWTVVLLNWLLVLPVALFEPPAVAVTFVGIALASLVPGLVRRADYRLSALVLFVLGLLGFTALLLHGSASYLLLVVGAVGFGHYVRTGIGHRNDVMLDRVAAIADDEAYEEAVLVTGKGHLAGLARNATSHAFTVSRVHVSYWRDDGETLVSFAPDELPELASDGPAFRRRLRTLFSALRTQRRRIVAAVVDGAILAVLWFAAVVVGYLLFEPAGYAVMGIAAYVVPMSYHAVLERIWGRTLGKRLLGLVVTDTDGSSLSTRQAVLRNAGRPVGLVVGYVFGGTVMLNTARNQTPGDLLAGTVVGRPEALRPPDGEEATPSRVDSGRTPAAASR, encoded by the coding sequence ATGAGTGGGGCGACCCGATTGGGGCTCTTCGGCGTCATCCACATGGACGACGTCGAGAAGGTCACCGCGGAACTGGACTCCTTCACCGGTGACGCCGACGCACTGTTTCTGGAGTATCCCCGCGAACCGACCGACATGTGGACGTGGGCCGCCGCGGCGCTTCGGCTGCCCGCCTTTGTCGTCGGTGCGCTGTTCGTGCAACTGTTCGTTCAGGGGCCGCTGTTCGTGCTCCTAACCCGGGACCTGTTCCCCTCGGAGTTCGTCGCCACGAGTCGGGTCGCAGACCGCCTGAACCTGGCGGTCCACCGAGTGGACGAGCACCCGGTTCAGGGGGCCAGTTCGGCCGGCTGGACGGTCGTCCTCCTGAACTGGCTGCTCGTGCTCCCGGTCGCACTGTTCGAACCCCCGGCCGTCGCGGTTACGTTCGTCGGTATCGCCCTCGCGTCGCTGGTTCCGGGACTCGTCCGTCGAGCCGACTACCGACTCTCGGCGCTCGTGCTGTTCGTCCTCGGGCTGCTCGGATTCACCGCGCTCCTGCTACACGGTTCCGCATCGTACCTGCTTCTGGTCGTCGGGGCCGTCGGATTCGGCCACTACGTCCGAACCGGCATCGGCCACCGGAACGACGTGATGCTCGACCGGGTCGCGGCAATCGCGGACGACGAGGCGTACGAAGAAGCCGTCCTCGTCACCGGGAAAGGCCACCTCGCAGGCCTGGCCCGAAACGCCACCAGCCACGCGTTCACGGTCTCCCGCGTCCACGTCTCCTACTGGCGGGACGACGGGGAGACGCTGGTGTCGTTCGCTCCCGACGAACTCCCCGAACTCGCCAGCGACGGGCCCGCATTCCGGCGACGGCTCCGAACCCTATTCAGCGCCCTCCGAACCCAACGCCGACGAATCGTCGCGGCGGTCGTCGACGGCGCAATCCTGGCCGTGCTGTGGTTCGCCGCGGTCGTCGTCGGATACCTGCTGTTCGAACCGGCCGGCTACGCCGTCATGGGGATAGCGGCTTACGTCGTCCCTATGAGCTATCACGCGGTGCTGGAGCGCATCTGGGGTCGGACCCTCGGGAAGCGGCTGCTCGGACTCGTCGTCACTGACACGGACGGTAGCTCCCTCTCGACGCGACAGGCCGTCCTCCGGAACGCCGGCCGGCCCGTCGGTCTCGTCGTCGGCTACGTCTTCGGTGGCACTGTGATGCTCAACACCGCACGCAACCAGACTCCGGGTGACTTGCTCGCCGGGACCGTCGTCGGCCGACCTGAGGCGCTACGGCCCCCCGATGGCGAGGAGGCGACACCGTCTCGCGTCGACTCCGGACGAACGCCAGCCGCAGCCTCACGCTAG